The DNA region TCGGCGACCTGGCGGTGGTCGAACTCGCCGACGCGGTCCCGCTCGGCGAGGAACCGGCGCCCGACGCCGAGGGACGCCTGCTCCTGCGCCGTACGGCCGTCGCTGGCCAGCCCGGTGCCTGCGAGAGCAACGGCCCCCGGACACCCGCGCCGGACGTCGTGCTCGTCGCCGTGCGCGAAGGCGAGGCCGCTCCGGCCGAGGGGCATCCCATACGGATGACCGCGCCGCTGCGGGCCCGCGGCACGCTGCTCGGGCGGCTGACGGTGGGGCGGCGGACGGCGCTCGGCCGGTACGCGGACGCGGACCGCGATCTGCTGCGGGAGATCGCCGACCGGGCGGCCCTCGCCCTGGACAACGCCCGCCGCTTCACCCGGGAGCACCGGGCGGCGGTGGGGCTCCAGCGGAGCATGCTGCCGCCGACGCAGACCCAGACGCCGGCGGTGACGACCTCCGGGGTGTATCTGCCGGCGGAGACCAGGACCGGTGTCGGCGGCGACTGGTTCGACGTGATCCCGCTGTCCTCGGCGCGGGTCGCGCTGGTCGTCGGGGACGTCGTCGGGCACGGCCTCGCGGCCACCGCCACCATGGGCCGGCTGCGCACCGCCGTACGGACCCTCGCGGACCTCGACCTCGAACCCGACGAACTCCTCGCCCATCTCGACGACCTGGTCACCCAGCTGCTCGCGGAGCCGGAGGAGACCGGCGAGGAGGACGAGGACGCCGGGGACGAGGACGCGGAGAGCGAGGCCGGCGAGGCCTGGCAGGTCCGCCACCCCTCGTCGCCGACCGGCGCGACCTGCGCGTACGCCGTCTACGACCCGGTCACGCGGCGCTGCACGGTGGCCTCGGCCGGGCATCCGCCGCCCGCCGTGGCGGCCCCGGACGGCTCGGTGGCGTATCTGCAGGTGGATCCCGGTCCGCCGCTGGGCGTCGGCGGGCTGCCGTTCGAGACGACGGAGGTGGAGCTGGCGCCGGGCAGTGTCCTCGCGCTCTACACGGACGGGCTGATCGAGGGGCGCGGCGGTGATCTGGACGCCGGGATGGCCGAGCTCGCGGCCTGTCTCGCCCGGCCGGGTGCCGTGCGGCTGCCGCTGCGGGAGCTGGGGCGGGAGATCGTGGCGGGACGCCCCGCCGGCGGGCTCGCGGACGACGTGACCCTGCTGCTCGCCCGTACCCGCGAGGTGCCCGCCGAGTCCACGGCGACCTGGCAGGTCGAGGCGGATCCGGCGGCGGTCGGCGCGGTGCGGGAGGCCGCGGCGGCACAGCTGCGCGCCTGGGGCCTGGAGGAGCTGGTCTTCACCACCGAGCTGGTGCTGAGCGAGCTGGTCACCAACGCGATCCGGTACGCGGGCGGGCCGGTCAAGGCGCGGCTCGTCCGGGCGGGCCGGCTGATCTGCGAGGTCTCCGACCCGAGCGCCACCCATCCCCGGATGCGGCGGGCGCAGCTGACGGACGAGGGCGGACGCGGGCTCTTCCTGGTGGCACAGCTGACCACGCGCTGGGGCAGCCGCTACAGCCGTACGGGCAAGACGATCTGGGGCGAGCAGGAGCTGCCGCCGCCGATCACGCGGTGACGGTCGGGGCGGCATCCGCCGTCCCGACCGTCACCGCGTGACTCCGTCGCTCCGAGGCTCGCGCCGGGTCAGGCGTGGTCGGCGTCCTCGGGGATGCTGACCAGCCAGCGGGTGTCCTGGCGGGGGCGCAGGTAGAGCGCCCAGTAGAGGGTGGCGACGGCGGTGATGCCGCCGGTCCACAGCAGGTACTCGGTGTCCTGCATGTACAGGACGTACGCGAGGACG from Streptomyces fradiae includes:
- a CDS encoding SpoIIE family protein phosphatase, giving the protein MNGVPEPAARILPFTEGIAGALVDGHGRVAAWTPEARELLGRSAAEVVGRPVRALLADPAAWRELVRRYARGAREGEVVLRSGRGEDVPVVFQTFGLSDDGAALATGGAGTGEAGATGCFVLVAPAALASGWFQDHAFIRELFLQDRVGLAVFDPELRLLRTNTHLLPYTGVPADLRARRLSDFLRPEDAAGIENKLRMVLATGLPLVQAEELLRTIEDPRGGVNLAISAFRLQDPSGRVLGVTALFTDVTETRRAAERLALLHLATARVGSSLSVTDAARELANALVPGLGDLAVVELADAVPLGEEPAPDAEGRLLLRRTAVAGQPGACESNGPRTPAPDVVLVAVREGEAAPAEGHPIRMTAPLRARGTLLGRLTVGRRTALGRYADADRDLLREIADRAALALDNARRFTREHRAAVGLQRSMLPPTQTQTPAVTTSGVYLPAETRTGVGGDWFDVIPLSSARVALVVGDVVGHGLAATATMGRLRTAVRTLADLDLEPDELLAHLDDLVTQLLAEPEETGEEDEDAGDEDAESEAGEAWQVRHPSSPTGATCAYAVYDPVTRRCTVASAGHPPPAVAAPDGSVAYLQVDPGPPLGVGGLPFETTEVELAPGSVLALYTDGLIEGRGGDLDAGMAELAACLARPGAVRLPLRELGREIVAGRPAGGLADDVTLLLARTREVPAESTATWQVEADPAAVGAVREAAAAQLRAWGLEELVFTTELVLSELVTNAIRYAGGPVKARLVRAGRLICEVSDPSATHPRMRRAQLTDEGGRGLFLVAQLTTRWGSRYSRTGKTIWGEQELPPPITR